Proteins encoded within one genomic window of Porphyromonadaceae bacterium W3.11:
- a CDS encoding M3 family metallopeptidase yields MTKIIFPDFKERSPQHLANNVRKEAEAYREEIEKIRTLDQSPTFENTILALETSGKNFDIATAIFFNLLSCDANDEMMELSQELMGLLTDLSNEVSMDPILAARVKDVYEANQSELSDIDKRLLFRTYEGYERRGAYLEEQKRKELKELRKKLSMATLNFGQNVLKEQNEYSLLITDKNALKRLPKSAMETAKKKAEEEGKEGWLFDFSMPSYSAILKYCDDRSMREKIFRDRGALCMDGSKPTCNKALVYEIAELRYKIATLLGYNSYEEYILSGKMAKRPETVINMLDELRDAYYPLAMKEIGEVTAHQKDFKAWDWSYLCELYRQEHLQYDEEQTRPYFELSSVVRAMFDLASNLYDLKIAETVKYYPYREDVKVYTVTSKDEHIGILLCDFHPRKGKRSGAWMTNYVEAYGDVRPVISLVMNFTPATSDTPSLLTFDEVTTLFHEFGHGLHGLLTQVPYSSLSGTNVVHDFVELPSHFNENWARQPEFLRSFAKHYQTGATIPDELLESINRNRLFLEGYACIRQLGFGYLDMKWHSQNPAQLTQDLELFETETLKEVEMLPRVEGTSISTAFSHIFSGGYAAGYYGYKWSEILEADAFEEFLSHGLTDHETSLRFKNEILERGDSEDPEILYKNFKGRPASIDALKRRSGLIS; encoded by the coding sequence ATGACTAAGATTATATTTCCAGACTTTAAAGAGCGGTCCCCGCAACATCTTGCGAACAATGTACGCAAAGAAGCAGAAGCATACAGAGAGGAAATAGAAAAAATTAGAACGTTAGATCAATCACCAACATTTGAAAATACCATCCTAGCACTTGAGACATCAGGGAAGAATTTTGATATCGCTACGGCTATATTCTTCAACCTCCTTAGCTGCGATGCAAATGATGAGATGATGGAGCTATCTCAAGAGTTAATGGGACTATTAACAGACTTGAGTAATGAAGTATCCATGGACCCAATACTTGCAGCTCGTGTAAAGGATGTATATGAGGCTAATCAGTCAGAGCTTTCGGATATAGACAAGCGATTGCTTTTCCGAACATACGAGGGCTACGAAAGACGTGGAGCATACTTAGAGGAACAAAAACGAAAGGAGCTAAAGGAACTTAGGAAGAAGCTAAGCATGGCGACACTAAACTTTGGCCAAAATGTTCTTAAAGAGCAAAATGAATACTCCCTACTAATCACCGATAAGAATGCTCTGAAACGCTTACCAAAATCGGCCATGGAAACAGCCAAAAAGAAAGCTGAAGAAGAGGGTAAGGAAGGATGGCTATTCGACTTCAGTATGCCTTCATATAGTGCTATACTTAAGTACTGCGATGACCGATCCATGCGAGAAAAGATTTTCAGAGATAGAGGTGCCCTCTGTATGGATGGCTCTAAGCCAACTTGTAATAAGGCATTGGTATATGAAATAGCAGAACTTCGATATAAGATAGCCACTCTATTGGGATACAATAGTTATGAAGAATATATATTAAGTGGAAAAATGGCAAAAAGGCCAGAAACGGTCATCAATATGCTTGATGAGCTTCGCGATGCTTACTATCCATTGGCTATGAAAGAAATAGGAGAGGTAACAGCTCATCAAAAGGATTTCAAAGCTTGGGACTGGAGCTATCTGTGTGAACTTTATCGCCAAGAGCACCTTCAGTATGATGAAGAGCAGACACGACCTTATTTTGAACTTTCAAGTGTGGTGCGTGCCATGTTCGACCTTGCCTCTAATCTATACGACTTGAAAATCGCAGAGACAGTCAAGTACTATCCATACAGAGAAGATGTGAAGGTCTATACTGTGACTTCTAAGGACGAACATATAGGCATATTACTATGTGATTTTCACCCAAGAAAGGGGAAACGCTCTGGAGCGTGGATGACTAACTATGTGGAAGCATATGGGGATGTTCGTCCTGTCATTAGCCTAGTGATGAACTTCACTCCTGCGACCTCTGACACGCCATCACTACTAACCTTCGATGAGGTTACTACGCTATTCCATGAATTTGGACATGGCTTGCATGGGCTGCTAACACAAGTCCCCTACTCTTCATTAAGTGGCACGAATGTAGTACATGACTTTGTGGAACTACCCTCCCACTTTAATGAAAACTGGGCTAGACAACCTGAATTCCTTAGGAGCTTTGCTAAGCATTATCAAACTGGAGCAACCATTCCAGACGAACTTTTAGAATCCATTAATCGCAATAGGCTATTTTTGGAAGGCTACGCTTGCATACGCCAGCTTGGATTTGGGTACCTTGATATGAAGTGGCATAGCCAGAACCCTGCTCAATTAACACAAGATCTTGAACTGTTTGAAACAGAGACACTAAAAGAAGTCGAGATGTTACCAAGAGTAGAAGGTACAAGTATCAGCACCGCCTTCTCTCACATCTTTAGTGGAGGGTATGCAGCAGGCTACTATGGGTACAAGTGGAGTGAAATCCTTGAGGCCGATGCTTTTGAGGAATTTCTTTCTCATGGATTAACTGATCATGAGACATCCCTACGATTCAAGAATGAGATCCTAGAACGCGGTGATTCCGAAGACCCTGAGATACTATATAAGAATTTTAAAGGGCGTCCTGCATCCATTGATGCACTCAAGAGACGCTCTGGATTGATTAGCTAA
- a CDS encoding RpiB/LacA/LacB family sugar-phosphate isomerase has product MKKIGLASDHAGFPMKEHVKKVLKEWMPEVELIDFGTHSEDSVDYPDFAHKLGDAIDKGDLQWGVAVCGSANGISMALNKHKNVRAAISWCEEIAELARLHNNANILSLPGRFLSDDEGEAILRKFFTTEFEGGRHQRRVEKI; this is encoded by the coding sequence ATAAAAAAAATAGGATTAGCAAGTGACCATGCAGGCTTTCCAATGAAGGAACATGTGAAAAAAGTTCTCAAGGAATGGATGCCAGAGGTCGAACTCATTGACTTTGGTACGCATAGTGAGGATAGCGTGGATTATCCTGACTTTGCTCACAAACTTGGTGATGCCATCGATAAGGGTGACCTTCAGTGGGGCGTTGCTGTTTGTGGTTCGGCTAATGGGATCTCAATGGCACTTAACAAACATAAGAACGTCAGAGCAGCCATTAGTTGGTGTGAAGAAATTGCTGAATTAGCACGCCTTCATAATAATGCTAATATACTTAGCCTACCTGGGCGTTTTCTTTCGGATGATGAGGGTGAAGCTATTCTACGTAAGTTTTTCACTACAGAGTTTGAAGGCGGTCGTCACCAACGTCGCGTTGAAAAGATTTGA
- a CDS encoding transketolase yields MTNNNSLSLRAADNLRILALSMVERAKSGHPGGAMGGADFAHILFSEYLEYSPEEPEWIARDRFFMDPGHMSPMLYGVLAMTGRYTMDDLMNFRQWGSCTPGHPELDVHRGVENTSGPLGLGHTMAVGAAIAAKKMAAHFGEEIMRQRIFAFISDGGIQEEISQGAGRLAGHLGLDNLVMFYDSNAVQLSTRVEEVTSENVRMKYEAWGWEVFEINGNDHDQIREALDKAIALKGKPALIIGNTTMGKGALGNEGESFEDLVSTHGQPLTAAGGSASMTIEALGGNPENPFVIFDDVQKLYDDRKAVNVSKYNEWKKGLETWSHENPDKATELKKWIALDTSHLEWDKIEQKANSATRASSATVLGYLAENVPNMIVSSADLSNSDKTDGFLKKTKTITKYDFTGGFLQPGVSELTMATVCIGIALHGGLHVACGTFFVFSDYMKPAVRIAALMEVPVRFVWTHDAFRVGEDGPTHEPVEQEAQIRLMEKLHNHSGNPSMLVLRPADVHEGTVAWQMAMENKQTPTALILSRQNIDDLPNNNYSNSQRATKGGYIVCQVDQPDVVLVASGSEVSTLVAGAQLLKEKGIKANIVSVPSEGVFRQQSKEYQEEVLPTDVPRFGLTAGLPVNLVGLIPPQNGKIWGLESFGFSAPYKVLDEKLGFTAENVMKQVLELLGK; encoded by the coding sequence ATGACGAACAATAACTCTCTAAGCTTAAGGGCTGCTGACAACCTTCGTATTTTAGCTCTATCAATGGTGGAGCGGGCTAAATCTGGTCACCCAGGTGGTGCCATGGGCGGTGCTGACTTTGCACACATCTTATTCTCCGAGTACCTCGAATATAGTCCAGAGGAACCCGAATGGATTGCTCGCGACCGCTTTTTCATGGATCCTGGTCACATGTCTCCAATGTTATATGGTGTACTTGCTATGACTGGTCGTTATACCATGGACGATCTTATGAACTTCCGCCAATGGGGTAGCTGTACTCCAGGACACCCTGAACTGGATGTACATCGCGGCGTAGAAAACACATCAGGACCTCTAGGGCTAGGGCATACTATGGCAGTAGGTGCCGCCATTGCAGCAAAGAAGATGGCAGCTCACTTCGGTGAAGAAATAATGCGTCAGAGGATATTTGCTTTCATTTCTGACGGTGGTATCCAAGAGGAGATCTCCCAAGGGGCTGGACGCTTAGCGGGTCACCTCGGACTTGATAACCTAGTCATGTTTTATGACTCTAATGCAGTCCAACTCTCAACGAGGGTCGAAGAGGTCACTAGCGAGAACGTACGAATGAAGTACGAAGCATGGGGCTGGGAAGTCTTCGAAATTAACGGTAATGACCATGATCAGATCCGTGAAGCATTAGATAAGGCTATAGCACTAAAGGGCAAGCCTGCTCTTATCATCGGCAATACCACTATGGGTAAGGGAGCTTTAGGAAATGAGGGTGAGAGCTTTGAGGATCTCGTCAGCACTCACGGACAGCCACTAACAGCTGCTGGAGGGTCTGCATCTATGACCATTGAGGCACTTGGCGGTAATCCAGAGAATCCATTTGTTATCTTTGATGATGTCCAGAAGCTTTATGATGATCGAAAGGCTGTGAACGTATCTAAGTATAATGAGTGGAAGAAAGGGCTTGAGACCTGGAGCCATGAGAATCCTGACAAGGCTACTGAATTAAAGAAGTGGATAGCTCTAGATACAAGCCACCTTGAATGGGATAAGATTGAACAGAAAGCCAATAGTGCTACTCGTGCATCATCGGCTACAGTCTTAGGCTACCTGGCTGAAAATGTACCTAACATGATTGTGAGTAGTGCTGACCTATCTAATTCCGACAAGACTGACGGCTTCCTAAAAAAGACAAAGACCATCACTAAGTACGACTTCACTGGAGGTTTCCTACAGCCTGGGGTTTCAGAATTGACGATGGCTACCGTATGTATCGGTATCGCGTTACATGGAGGACTTCATGTGGCTTGCGGTACATTCTTCGTTTTCTCTGATTATATGAAGCCAGCGGTACGTATCGCTGCCCTCATGGAAGTACCTGTCCGTTTTGTATGGACACATGATGCTTTCCGTGTAGGAGAGGACGGCCCTACCCATGAGCCAGTAGAGCAGGAAGCTCAGATCAGATTAATGGAGAAGCTTCACAATCACTCTGGAAACCCTTCCATGCTAGTGCTAAGACCTGCCGATGTTCACGAAGGAACAGTAGCTTGGCAAATGGCTATGGAGAATAAGCAAACCCCAACAGCTTTAATCTTAAGTCGTCAGAATATAGATGACCTACCTAATAACAACTACAGCAACAGTCAACGAGCGACTAAGGGTGGCTATATCGTATGTCAAGTAGATCAACCTGATGTAGTCCTTGTGGCTTCAGGGTCAGAAGTTTCAACCTTGGTAGCTGGTGCTCAGCTATTAAAGGAAAAGGGTATTAAAGCTAATATCGTCTCTGTGCCAAGTGAAGGGGTGTTCCGTCAACAAAGTAAAGAATACCAAGAAGAGGTATTGCCAACGGATGTACCTCGTTTTGGGCTAACAGCTGGATTGCCAGTTAACCTTGTAGGTCTTATCCCTCCTCAAAATGGTAAGATCTGGGGGCTTGAAAGCTTTGGATTCTCAGCTCCTTATAAGGTCTTAGACGAAAAACTTGGTTTTACGGCTGAGAATGTTATGAAGCAAGTATTAGAATTACTAGGGAAATAA